The window CCAGCCAGTCTCCAAGCTGTAACTACTTAAGAAGTCAGAATCCCTGACTTCATCCTGTATTTGATTTGTCTCTTTTTGTGATGTTATATAGCATTTAAACCCCACTGACCAGCTTGAGTCAGATGTACCCCTTCCCAGCTTCTCTGCCCCCCACCTCAGCAAGTAGAGTTCAAAAACAGCGAAGCCTTGACTTTGTGCCAGAAGGGCCCAGTACTAGCAAGTCCTGTCAAGGCTCTTTTAGCTAGAGCCCCAAAGCACAGCTCCACAAGGGCATTATGAACACAGCGACCTCCATGGGAGCCAGATGCAGCCCAGCGAGCGGGGCAGTGGCTGCAGCGTGTGCCGGGCGTGGTTCTGCTGCGGGCTGTGCAAGGCTGACACTGCCCTCTCCTGGGGACAGCCGAGGAGCTTCAGAGCATCGCACAGCTATTGGTCTGATACATGAAAATGCTGTTCCTCAAAGAGCCGACATGTAATTTCTTTTGGTACTTCCATACAAAAGACCTTCAGTTTTACCTCTGGGGTGTCAGATTGTAAAGTGCACAAAAAACCCAAGTGTACCTATTGAGTAGCAGGGCTTTACAAGGAGTTACTACACCCTTCTTCTCTATACTGGGAGTATTTGGAATATATCTCTTCTGGGGTGGAATATACTGTTTTAAGACATTTGTGCTGTAAATCTTGACACACTGTATGGGCAAGTTTTATAGGTGCAGAACTATAAATTGAGGCTAGTATAGAAATGGTGGCAAACCAAGCCTTTAGTAAAATTTATTTGTAAATTTTGAAGTTCTGATGGCCTCAGTGTTGCAAGCTGAATATAAAATGAGAGATGTGGTATACAATGGTAATTGAATGGTTACAATTGCCTGATTTTATCTTAGTGAGTTAATagcttttgcttttaaaattgtCATCAGAATCATGTTTCTGTCCAAGTGTAACAGCTGCAGAAGGTGGAGAAGGTCTTTTTAATTTAGATATTAGATTTATTTCAGGCTGCAAAACAGCCCCCACACCTGTCCAGTGGGTCAGGCTGGATGTAAGAGATTGCTACTCAGTTAGTTAGATATTGCTCTTTGGGAATGTATTTCCCACTAGAGGGAACTATAGGGCTGGAGTGAGAAGTTGCTGAAAACAGGAGAGAAGGTTGTGATTTATCTTGGTTGCATGTATACCAGAAAGTGGTAACTGTCCCCTGTGTGACTTCCCAAGATGTTAAAATAAACCTCTGAAAACAAGGCTCTTAAGCTTGGGAACGGTCTTTTTCATCATGTGGCTTCTCTGCACAGATACAGTTATTGGAAGGCAGGGAAAGCTCTAAGTTTGCCCTAAGATTTTCTAATACTACAGCTGGCCCAGAAGCATTGAGATGCAGTTCAAAGCAGTGGCAATTACTTATAGCTGCATTAATAGCAAGAAAACATGACAGAAGGAAGCACGAAATCATAGACTTGGGTGACGAAGCAAAATGCCTTCTCAGTTATTTCATTGATGATGcgaagctgggaggagtggctgatacACCAGAGTCCTGTGCTGCCCTTCAGGAGGATTTTGACAGGTTGGAAAGAATGGGTGGAGGAGAACCATCTGAAATGCAGCAAAGgcaaatgcagggtcctgcacctggggaagaATAATGCcatgcaccagcacaggctggtgcTGAAGGCTGGCCTGCTAGaaggcagctctgtggagaaggatctGAGCATCCTGTGGAATACAAGCTCTCCCTGAGCCAGCAGGATGCCCTGGgagccaagaaggccagtggtgtcctggggtgcattcTGCTTGTGGAGTGCTGCGTCCTGTTCTGTGCTCCTCAGTGCAAGAGAGACGCGGAGCTCCTGGAATGGGTTTGGTGGAGGGCAGCAAAAATGATTAAGGGGCTGGAGGATCTTGGAGCATCTCTCTCTAGAggaagggctgagggagctgaagtGAGGTGACCTCATCAATGTCTATCAGTATCTCAAGGGAGGGTGTCAAAAGGATGGAGCCATGCTCAGctcagtggtgccaagcaataaAACAAAGGGCAGTGGACAGAAACTgctgcacaggaagttccacctgaatatagGAAAGAGCTTCTGTACTGTGCaggtgaccaagcactggaacaggttgcccagagagaggctgtggagtctccctcactggagatattcagacCATCTGGATTTCTGATTCTGTAATAGGAGGAGGTTAGTTGTTGTGCATGGAGGGCACAAGCCTCGGGACTTGCAGGCCTTTGAGGATTTCTCTGTGCTTGCAGCTACTGCCTCCTGTCACTAGGAGCCAGCATAGGAAGGATCATGAGCCATCTTATTTTTCCTCTCCATACACCAACATGTAGGCAATCAGGAGCAATCAGGAGGATGGTTTACATTTGATTTTGGAGAAGGAACTGGAAGACTTTGATCCTTTGTGTCAGTAGACATTCAGGACACAGGAATTCATCACTAGAGAGAGTTGAATCTCCATACctttcttccttgttctttctaaCTACTGAAGACCTGCTAGCAAGGCATTATCTAACAGACCTGTCTTTACAATGATATGCAACTTTTCATTCCATAGATTTTGAAATTTCCTCCCTATCTTCCATGTTTTGAGTGGGAAAAACTTTTCAAATTGCTGCTGTTGGGAGGGAGGGGGGCTGTCAACAACATTGCTCTGCTTTGATGAGGTCCTGAGAGCTGTGAAGACATAAGCAGGGGTACCTAGCACCTCCTTACTATATACTAGATACTCCAAAATACACAGTCAAAAAAATTACCTACCAGTCTATTCTAAAGAGAATTAATTGGCAATATACCTTCTTCAGAGGGGACAGTGAGTGACTAATGTGGCAACTAGTGAAAGAAATTAGGACTAAATTGTGAACAGTATTATTCAGGAACAGTTATGTATGTAAATATCAACTGGATATCTTTTAGTGCTGGAAATTATTCAAGAGGAAAGATTATAAATCGGGACAGGATACTTTTTTACTCAGTTAGCAGCTGTATGGACATCTTCTTGTGGCTGAGATCCAGGGGGAGCATTGGGGAGCATGGGAAATGGTAACAACCTAAAGGATTTTCCTTCGATTTACTGAGATATGCTGACATCAGTTGTGACTCGGCATTCTCCACATTCTTTCTCTATTGTTTTGTCATGTATTCAGAGGCATAATGGTACACAAGTTCTAAGGCCAGTATTACACTTGTAACATAGCCCCTGTAACAGCTTCTTGTAAACTGTTGGCAAAGAATTATTCACTTAAACTTGAAAGAGCAAGGAGGTTAAACTAAAATGTACACAGTCAAATTCTTAATTTCAGTGGGTTCCTGGTGGGGAAGATGAGTGAGTATATCATTATTTTCAATGCAAATATAAAGCACAGTAGTTCTATGCCAGTTTTCACAGTGAGTCCCAGGAAGGACCTAAGGACAAATTGTGTGCTTTCACTTCTTCACCACTACTGCTTTatgaggaaagcaaaaaaaactCTCTCACAGATACTGCAGTCAGTGAAACATTAAGCCTTCAAGGTGGGACCAAGAATAATaacagcagctgagtcagggtgTTCATCTAATGGGAAGTAGAAACAGGGTCTCTATAAGCTATTCTGAAGGCATACTGTTAGGAGAAAGATATGCAGTTTCGTGACGGAGCATGAGCAAAAATAAGGTGTTCTTGCGGCTTTTCCAGCACACATGAAAGTCTTAGGATGAATTCCACCACAGCTTGTGGAGGGTGGTCTGGTCTCTCCCTGCTGTGAGTGCTGCTTTACTGTGGCTGGATGCTGTAGTGAGGGTGGAGTGCCCAGCCTGTGTCACACAAGCAGTACAGCAGTATGAGCTGTTCTTACTGAGCTCTGTCTTGCAAGCAGAGCAGTTCTGGACAGCAGGATTGTACTTCAGTTGTGTAAGTCTGTGCAGGGAGCCCAAGAATGTCTGGTCTTCACTGGTGTTATTAAATCACATCCTATCAAGACACAAGTCTAAAACTGGGGGTTACTGTTGCTAAAGATTTAAGTTGTAAGAGGAAGTAAAGTGTTTAGTGTCATTGTTTGGACGGACAAACTGCTTCAATTCCAGTGGCATGTGTGCTTTGAGGCATAAAGCTGCATGGTGATCATGATGTAAATCACTAAATCTGCAAAAAGCAAGGTCTGATTCTGTCACCTGGTATTAGATCTCAAAAAATATATGACTGGGAATTGGTAATAAGGTATAATCACATGCATGCCATAAAAGATGAGCAAAGTGAATGTGAATTGCTTTATTAGTATATTAAATAGTCTCTAAGTATTAGCTATGTAAAGGACTTGTGTAGATAGATGTCGAAGATCTTGCAAAATTTTGTTTTGAGTGCTTAAGATGCATAGTAAAGCTTTTAAGCTTAGTGGGAAATGCTAGTTCATGGTTGAATGTTGTGGTAAACTGGGAGATTGCAGTGAATAGTGTATGGTAGCTATTCAGGTAAGTATCAGCTTTGAAATTCTGCACATCTTTCCTTTTGTGGAAATGAGTTGGAAGCTGTCAGACAATCTACATCTCAATTAGTGATCTCTTTAGGTATTTGTGTTGCAAAGTGAAGTCCCTTCTGCTTAACATTCTTATTTTGAATGAGTGGCTCATTTTTAGAGTTTAGGTATTTTTACTTGGAGTGGGCTTTAAAACTTAAGTTACCACAATGTATGTTTTTTGTGTAACCAAATGACCAGTGCAGCATTCACCACACACTGAAATATTATTACACCACATCCTAAACTGGTCCATACAGAGAGCATGTGTTTGTGGCTGGCTGTGTATCACTTCAGGTTGCCAATTAAAGGTCCTCCTTCCTTTCCTGTTACCTCAGGGCCTTGCTGTAGTCATGGCATGTTCTTGTTGTGTTCCTGTGACATACCTTGTGGTACCTAACTTGCCTTCAAGACTGTAGAAAGCAAGATGCAGAACAATGTTAGAATCTGATGAGTTTTGGCAGGCAGGGTTCAGAAGCATTTTATAGCTAAAGTTTATGCTATTTGTTGTATGAAGGATAAATAATGGGGTAAACCACTGCTCATTCCTCTTCAAACTCCAGAGATCCAGAAGGTTGGTATGTTTTCTTAGTCTGTAATAAGAACCTTTAGTTAACATCTAGTTTCTCTGATTTCTGGCTGACTGCTTTGAACTGAAGTTCTGGAGACAATAAATAATGAACTAGCTTGTCTAATCCAAGGTTCTGTTCATTATATGTGAATTGTTTAATTATGCTCAAGGCAACAAATTACTTTCTAATATTCGTTAGCCAAAGCAGTTGAAATATGTTGTATATGAAAGACTATAATTTATATCCAAGGAAGTAGATATACTTCTACCTTTTAAGGCTGTTTTCTGTGAAAAGTCTCTCTATAGCTTGTGCCAGACTACCTCTGACTTGGTTCAGTACCTCTGTTTTGAAAGGCTTTAGCCATATAAGCCTTTAGCTTTTCTTTCATCTTCTCTTTAAATTCTGTGCTTTGAACAGAACTTGGTGCAATTATACTTTTCATATGTCTGTAtgcattttcttcctttcttggaAATACTTGTTTCCAGGCAATAGCAACCTGGTGATAACCAAATATCATGCATACAGTGAAATACATATGAAGAAAATAGTATAGTGCATGTAACTTTGAATGTATGAAGAGCAGCTGAAAAACTAAAATCTCAAGCAAATAATTGCTGGGGGAATCATGTTGATGCATTGAGTTATCTTATAATAAATCTGGTAGGTGACTGATAATGGATATGTATGTGTTTAATCAGTATTGAGATGCAACTGAAGAAATTACATAGCTTCATATTAAAAATGTATTCGTGTAGTTGACTGATATCTATCTGATAACAGTATCTGtaaataaaaaatgtaaataatacaaCAGGACACATAaaggaggtgtttgacatattaCAGAAAAAGTATTTCCTAAACAAAGCACTGAAAGCAAAGGTTTGGGCTCCTGGTGATGTTACTACACACCCAGATGGTGTGAGATTCTAATTTTGTTGCTGTTTCCATGAATTTCAGGAAAATATGCCGAAACTGCAAGTGTGGCCAGGAGGAGCATGATATCCCTTCAAGCAGTGAGGAAGATCGGAAAGTGGGGAAACTCTTTGAGGATACAAAATACACAACCCTCATTGCAAAGCTGAAGAATGATGGCATTCCCTTGTATAAACGCAATGTGATGATACTGACCAGCCCAGTGCCCTACAAGAAGAGCGTAACCATCGATACTGTGACTTATGAGTGGGCTCCTCCTGTTCAGAATCAGACACTTGTAAGTCCAACTCACATTTTTTCATGTTCAAGTCAAGAGTTGGTGGGAGATAAACTAGTAGAGCTTACTGGAAGGATAAGTATGCCTCTTGTAgtcttcctttcttcctcctcaaaACTGAAAATATGGTGCCTGTTTAATGAGTCTTGCATCTCTCATCTTGCTTTATGGAAGTTTGTCTGTAGAAATTCTTAAAAACCTGGGGAGATGAGGTTGTTTTTAATACACAGGATTAAGAGTTATCTGCTAACTCCCTGGAGTCCAGTTTCTGGAGTCCAGTAACCTGctctctttctattttttttttctttttttaataaagttGAAACATTTGCGTGGAGTGTaggcttaaaggaaaaaaaaaaacaatacccAACACCACATCAATTTATATAATTGTTTCAAGTTAAGGGGAGCACTTGGTCTTGCTTATAGCTTTTACTGTATATGGCAAGAGCAAGGTCGGTGTTGACATTTAAAAGAGCAGCTCTCTTCCAGTATATTTTCAGCTGAAGTAGATGAGATGGTAGATAGCCTTCTGAGGATCTTGCTTCACTTTTCAAACTTTGATTACTAATTTATTGTACCAAAATGTTGTGCAAGCCATGCCAGAATGACATTATCTCAAATTATTCCTTTTCAGTGAATTAATCAAACCTTGTGCATCTAAGATTTACTTAACATTCAGTTGCCAATTTGGTTTTTAGCCTTGTCATTGCTTTATTTAAActagagatttttttcccctaatttagCTAGAGTTACTCTTCAATGGGCTGTATGCCCCAAGCAGATTATTTCCGTTTTTCCTTTTCTAAGACTATACTCGTGATCAGTATTCACAGATAGAGACAAGGTGCTGTGTAAATGTTATTTATTCAGAGAAGTAATAACTCTTTTCTGTATGTTGTAAAAGGCTTAAAAAGGAGTCTTTCTCTTACTCTGGGAAGAAGCCAGTTAATGCATCTGCTGtgttttatctccattactttttCAGGAGCTTAAtgtttatggaaaaaaaaccttGTTTTTGACAAATTTGACTGTCGCTAAAAACAGTAGAGGTCAGTTTAGTTGTGTTTGCTCATGAGAAGGGGTGTGTGGCTGGCGTGCCATCTGATGTGTGGTTCCTGCTGATTCAGGCTAAGCAGTACATGCAGATGCTGCCCAAGGAGAAGCAGCCCGTGGCCGGCTCGGAGGGCGCGCAGTACAGGAAGAAGCAGCTGGCAAAGCAGCTGCCTGCCCACGACCAGGACCCGTCCAAGTGCCACGAGCTCTCCCCCAGTGAAGTCAGGCATATGGAGCAGTTCGTGAAGAAGTACAAAAAAGAGGCACTGGGTGTAGGAGATGTCAAGCTCCCTGGGGATGTGGAAGTGAGAGCTCCTGATGAGAATAATTTGAAAAATGGTGGTGGCAGAGGTACCTCATCTACTGTTGGAACAATGGAGAAGTCCCCAGATCGGAAAGCATCTCAATATGTAAGTATAAGAATGGAAAGATAAAGCAAGAAGGTATATTATCATCCGAGTGTTCTTTATGGTCATTTTAACTGGGTTAAATTGTTTGTTAATTTGGAATAGCAAAAATCTGGGGAGGGAAAGAAGGAACTGGAAAATGTTGTGAATGTCTGCATAGAGCCATGGTTTCTGAAAGTATTTAACTCATTGCAGCAAATAACTTCCTAGGTGACACTTTCATCCTCAGTGCAAAAATGTGTTAGCTTGGAGATAGTATATTAAGGTGGCTTTTACAGAATAACAAGCAAAAAGTTTGTGTCATCTTATGGACTAATTGTTACATTCTTCTCCTCTTGAAGAGTTAGTTTAATTTTAGAAGcttgttttctcctcttttttggAAGAGCACTGAAATTACCTACTTGACAAATTGTGTTTAAAGTGAAATTAAATTAAGGAATAATAAAGTAACATGCCTCCATCTTGTGTCCAACAAGTTGAATCATACAACGGCTCTTTTGACTAGCCTTCTTTTCATATTCAGCTCCATTTTcttatctattttttttcctttggcatcTGATTTCTCCTTGTAATAgcccaacaaaaaacaaagtaTATAAAACTACCCAGTTTTCATTGATATTTCAAAAATTGTATCCTTAATCAAGTATTTCTGACATAACTACTGCTGTGCATATCTCAATTACCAATTACAAATTCAAAATAGGGGTACGATTACTGAAGGAACATTAAATCAGTTTAGTGGGATTACTGAAGGAACATTAAATCAGTTTAGTGGAGGTAGACATTACGTAGGAGTGTCAAAAGCTCTACTATAAGTTGATTTCTAGAAAAGTTGTTATTATGTGTATGAATCCTTAAAAATATTTGTCTGCAGGTTGCTTAGAGAAAATTAATATACAAGTTCTAGATGGAGAAAAAGGTTTGGTTAACATTGGTTGTAGAATTTGACTTTTGGTATTATTAGGGTGTGtgatgtgttttttgttgtttgtctcTGAACTGACAGAAATATATATATGATTTTCATATATATGACTCCTGGTGTGAAATATAAAATCAGCACTTAGGTTTTAGCTTTGAACGTGGCCACTTACCCTAAAAATTTTCAAGCCATTTGTTTACCTGTAGCtatttgccttttttatttttttggtaccTGTCTTGTTATGGAGAATCTAAGAAGCAAGTTATTTTACCATGGCTTGATTAGGTTACTGTCATTTTGTCTTATATCAGCCTTTCCTGCTGGTTTACTTTAGTTTCACAGCAGCAATTCTTAACTTACCTCCTCAAGGAGGATCTACAGAAATGCACATCTTGCATTGTACCCTGCTGACCAACTGCCTTGGACTATAATAAGTCAATAGCAGGAGGCACTCTGTCCTCATGAGTAGTTGTATCAGAAGGTGCTTTGTTTTTTACATTACACCTGTTTATCACTTCCAGACTTTTCTTACTCCAGTACCTGAGCATTCTTCCTGCAGTTCAAGCCAAGCATATCTTATCACTGTGGGCTGTGATTTAGAAAGAGGCTTGTAGGTCCTTGATAGCATAAGTGAACATTTGAGTTTCTTATCTGTTGTTAGGTACTGACTTTACACTGGGTTAAATAACCAGGATTTAGATATGTTATTTTTAAGTATTTTGGTGGGGGTGTCTTACTTTTGCAATGAGACTTTCTTTCAGCTTTATGATTTAGCATTATCTCAACTGGTTTTTAACAGTTCAGCATAAATTGATACAGAAGAACTCTTAAATACTTAGCAGAAGAATGCCATCCATGTCCACACTTTTTTATTGGTTCTGCATTTTTCCTCATCAGATTTTCTTGTACACTGTTTTTCAGACTAAGTTTGAAAGCTGTACTCCTGTAGCTGTGGTAAAAAGAATCTCTTGAAAATTAATTTACATTATAGGAATAGACTGCACTTATTTGaaactattaaaaaataaaaaagtaaaacaaacaacACTAACAACCAGGTCTCCACTATTAATGTAAATATACCTATAGTAATTGTCTCTGTGTTtgcaaatacaattttttttcaccatgacTGAAAGctgaattaaagaaaaatatgtaCTTAGCATATTTTCATCTTGTAAGGAAGGAAATTTTTCTGTACCTTTTAACCACCAAAGCTGGAGATGTTCTAAGTGGTAGGCAGGTGAATCACATTGCCTAAGCTTAGGTCTAGGCAGCTACTTAACCTTCCTCCAGTGGGCTTCTTTTGGAGTATGAGGTCTAAAGTAAAAAGGTCAGAAACCTTTATATACATGTATATTTGAACTTTCCCTTTCATTAATTTTCCTACATTCTGCATTCTGTTTCAGTtccaagtttttcttcttttggtgGCTTTCTATCTATCTTTTGAAATTGTCAGGTATCTGGGATCTGATCAATATGCCTTGTAGCCAAGGCACtttatatgtattttatttttatatgcaCACACAAAGCCATTTGTGGCTGATGTGAGTCATAGAGGAAAACCTTCCCAGGATGTTCAGCCCAGTCCACGGACCAGCTGGAGTGCAGGAAATGCCAAACTGGTGATTAAACTGTAGATAAAAAAAATTTGCTTCAGTAACATAAATCATCTGATGTTTTTACTTGATGGCACAACCCTCTCTGTAGGCAGGTATAGGGCAGATTGGGAAGTCTCTGGAACTATTTGTAGTGTAGCTGTATATGTATGCTTTGTAATTTATCCATAGTCACTCTTGTCCTAAAGTCATTAATCACAGGCTGTTGGACAGCAGCCAGGAGTGACTAGCATCCCTAGAACATGGCTTTAAACAGAATCAGTTTGAAATATtcactatttttttattttccccaccAGTGATGCAGATATGGCTTGGTCTTCTCATGACCTATAAGTACAGCCATTCCTTTGTCATGCATTCTATATCCCTTGTCATAGCTGGTTAGCTTGGATGAAGGATCATTATTCTGTCCTTGTTCCTAAGCCTGTAAAGTTTACAGAGCATAACATGAATTTTAATTGCATGTTGTTTTCTTTAAACACTGGACTGCAATTGCAGAATGTGAATACAGCAAAGTACAACAATCCCTTTAAGGAGCACTAATGCTATGACAGTGGAATGTGCATCATCCTGAATGACTTAGTTGAACCTAACCTATGGTACAGATATATCCTGAACCACTGCTGTCTATTCATGGGATTAAACTAATGCTTTAATTTCAGTCTGGAAAGATGGAATTTATTAAATATATTCATAGTATGTAATTTTTATAAATAGAGCTCTCAAAGACTTAATTAACTTGGTGATCACCTCTTTCCAGTCCTGCTATCACTGCAAACTAAGCATGAAGGAAGGTGACCCAGCTGTCTATGCAGAACGTGCTGGATATGACAAATTGTGGCATCCAGGCTGTTTTGTCTGTGGCACCTGTGGTGAACTGCTAGTAGACATGATCTACTTCTGGAAGAATGGTAACCTCTATTGTGGAAGACATTACTGTGATAGTGAAAGACCCCGCTGTGCTGGATGTGATGAGGTAGGAAATATCCTAGTCCTTTCTTCTAGCTCAAAAGTTCGTTCTCCTGATGAGTGTTTAGGAGTTTACTAAAACATTTCAGTGCAGGAAGATGATATGCCTTCACCAGTATAGTTGATATTTTAGTTACAAAGAACTGAAACCAGTATGGACGCTGCACATTCAGGAAAACCCATAGTTTGCTTTGGATTTGGTGGTGATTCTGCATAATCTATGGGGACATAGGATGTGATATGTAAGGGCAAATTCTCCAACAAGTCACACTTATGCAGTTGTTTCCTTATCAGGAACACCAGGGGCCAAACTGACCCTGGGCAGcgc of the Melospiza melodia melodia isolate bMelMel2 chromosome 4, bMelMel2.pri, whole genome shotgun sequence genome contains:
- the TES gene encoding testin, which encodes MDLENKVKKMGLGHEEGFGAPCLKCKEKCEGFELHYWRKICRNCKCGQEEHDIPSSSEEDRKVGKLFEDTKYTTLIAKLKNDGIPLYKRNVMILTSPVPYKKSVTIDTVTYEWAPPVQNQTLAKQYMQMLPKEKQPVAGSEGAQYRKKQLAKQLPAHDQDPSKCHELSPSEVRHMEQFVKKYKKEALGVGDVKLPGDVEVRAPDENNLKNGGGRGTSSTVGTMEKSPDRKASQYSCYHCKLSMKEGDPAVYAERAGYDKLWHPGCFVCGTCGELLVDMIYFWKNGNLYCGRHYCDSERPRCAGCDELIFSNEYTLAEGQNWHLKHFCCFDCDCVLAGITYITVNDKPVCKSCYMKNHAAICQGCHNAIDPEVQRVSYNNFNWHAKRECFLCSCCSKCLIGQKFISMEGMLFCSVACKEKMMS